One stretch of Miscanthus floridulus cultivar M001 chromosome 18, ASM1932011v1, whole genome shotgun sequence DNA includes these proteins:
- the LOC136522926 gene encoding F-box protein AFR-like encodes MSFSSMSKQQVLDAGDGAGEEVMELIPGLPEEVAEKCLLHLPFLYHRLFRTVSSTWNRFLTDAPANPLLFPPAAAGPGAGTAATGSVSFSLPFLFAFAFDPVSRRLQCQALDPFSRRWLLLPPVPGGGAAAGSFAVVGLPRRGEIYVIGGVEEGGSDKAVTSVAVYSAARNGWEEAASMRTPRGYMAAGEVGGRVVVAGEDGEAEVFDPEARRWYPAAPRRGAAVARYDAAAAGGKLYVTEGWAWPFERAPRGAVYDAAADSWCEMARGMREGWTGSCAVAGGRMYIVAEYGEWRLKRYDDARDEWRMVAGSGVPPDVRRPHVVAGEVGEVAGGRRRIYVVGAGLDVAVGTVSAAASASATAAAPGVHGVEEEVVEWEVVKGPAEFAGLAPCNAQVLYA; translated from the coding sequence ATGAGCTTCTCGTCCATGAGCAAGCAGCAGGTGCTGGACGCCGGCGACGGGGCGGGGGAGGAGGTCATGGAGCTCATCCCCGGCCTGCCGGAGGAGGTGGCCGAGAAGTGCCTCCTCCACCTGCCCTTCCTCTACCACCGCCTCTTCCGCACCGTCTCCTCCACCTGGAACCGCTTCCTCACCGACGCTCCGGCCAACCCGCTGCTGTTCCCTCCCGCCGCCGCTGGGCCTGGGGCGGGGACCGCGGCCACGGGGTCGGTGTCCTTCTCCCTGCCCTTCCTCTTCGCCTTCGCGTTTGACCCCGTGTCGCGGCGCCTGCAGTGCCAGGCGCTCGACCCTTTCTCGAGGAGGTGGCTGCTGCTCCCGCCGGtgcccggcggcggcgccgcggccGGGTCGTTCGCGGTGGTGGGGCTCCCCCGCCGCGGCGAGATCTACGTGATCGGGGGCGTCGAGGAAGGCGGCAGCGACAAGGCGGTGACGAGCGTGGCGGTGTACAGCGCCGCGCGGAACGGGTGGGAGGAGGCTGCGTCGATGCGGACGCCCCGCGGGTACATGGCGGCCGGCGAGGTGGGAGGGCGGGTGGTGGTGGCCGGGGAGGACGGCGAGGCCGAGGTGTTCGACCCGGAGGCACGGCGGTGGTaccccgccgcgccgcgccgtggCGCCGCCGTGGCGCGgtacgacgcggcggcggcgggtgggaaGCTGTACGTGACGGAGGGGTGGGCGTGGCCGTTCGAGCGCGCGCCGCGCGGCGCCGTGTACGACGCCGCCGCGGACTCGTGGTGCGAGATGGCGCGCGGGATGCGGGAAGGGTGGACGGGCTCCTGCGCCGTGGCGGGGGGCCGGATGTACATCGTGGCGGAGTACGGGGAGTGGCGGCTGAAGCGGTACGACGACGCCCGGGACGAGTGGCGGATGGTGGCCGGCAGCGGGGTGCCGCCCGACGTGCGCCGGCCGCACGTCGTCGCCGGTGAGGTCGGGGAGGTCGCCGGCGGGAGGAGGAGGATCTACGTCGTCGGCGCCGGGCTCGACGTCGCCGTCGGCACTGtttctgccgccgcctccgcttcCGCCACCGCCGCGGCACCCGGCGTCCACGGCGTcgaggaggaagtggtggagtgGGAGGTGGTCAAGGGCCCCGCCGAGTTCGCCGGGCTCGCGCCCTGCAACGCGCAGGTCCTGTACGCATGA